From one Esox lucius isolate fEsoLuc1 chromosome 11, fEsoLuc1.pri, whole genome shotgun sequence genomic stretch:
- the cdc42ep1b gene encoding cdc42 effector protein 1b, giving the protein MSLGKLPAIKGLVSGSQSRRRFKSDLSVDMISPPLGDFRHTMHVGRGGDVFGDTSFLSNHGGNGEPVSPDSPSGTSKTTRFFSRTLMHVRRTQVPRSRAGSRDLSPPPPPVSPIIKNAISLPQLNVDLTNGYQRELFSSTVSSPDSSLCSYGLRSGFVTLPRNSRLDRQLQDGAGPFPQDVRRNSLADNDDFTLARSDSFTSFTVDLGPSLMSEVLGMIDSPSRLTNHNWELEEEEEEEEEQNSVFEMAVQSPVLSSSNPSMSSTPLKVNVNKMGHSCSLESADERSLKTPDAYMGSPKREEPAMDAERFQRAADVLARHYGGGSFSRSNHSDSASSTSSPHSQSKAPYAFPEEEEEIKV; this is encoded by the exons ATGAGTCTTGGTAAACTGCCTGCGATTAAAGGCCTAGTGTCTGGTTCTCAGAGTAGGAGGCGCTTTAAAAGTGACCTCTCAGTGGACATGATCAGCCCGCCACTCGGTGACTTTCGTCACACCATGCATGTGGGCCGGGGTGGGGACGTGTTTGGGGACACCTCCTTCCTGAGCAACCACGGGGGCAACGGGGAGCCAGTGAGCCCCGATTCACCCTCCGGCACCTCGAAGACCACCCGATTCTTCTCCCGTACCCTGATGCATGTACGCAGGACCCAGGTTCCCCGCTCCCGGGCCGGGTCCCGGGACCTTTCACCTCCACCGCCGCCGGTCTCGCCCATCATCAAAAACGCCATCTCACTGCCCCAGCTGAACGTGGACTTGACCAATGGCTACCAGAGAGAGCTGTTCTCCAGCACCGTGAGCTCCCCGGATAGTTCCCTCTGCAGCTACG GTCTGCGTTCTGGTTTCGTCACCCTGCCTCGCAACTCACGCCTCGACAGACAGCTGCAGGACGGAGCTGGACCGTTCCCTCAGGATGTCCGACGTAACTCCCTCGCAGACAACGACGACTTCACGCTGGCACGTTCTGACTCCTTCACCTCTTTTACGGTGGATCTTGGCCCCTCCCTCATGAGTGAGGTGCTAGGCATGATTGACAGCCCCAGTCGTCTCACCAATCATAACTGGGagttggaggaagaggaggaggaagaggaggagcagaacTCTGTGTTTGAGATGGCTGTACAAAGCCCCGTGTTAAGCTCATCAAATCCTTCCATGTCAAGCACGCCACTTAAAGTGAATGTGAACAAAATGGGGCACTCTTGCAGCCTGGAGTCAGCCGATGAGAGGTCTCTTAAGACACCAGACGCATACATGGGGTCCCCAAAACGTGAAGAACCAGCGATGGACGCTGAAAGGTTCCAGAGGGCAGCTGACGTGCTGGCACGCCACTATGGAGGCGGTTCTTTCTCCAGGAGTAATCACAGTGATTCagcctcctccacctcctcaccccatagcCAGTCAAAAGCCCCTTATGCCTTccctgaggaggaggaggagatcaAAGTTTGA
- the LOC105025777 gene encoding galectin-1-like has translation MLMPMELELKHVELRAGDQLKVQGRIMDEAQRFQIDLGCDEDDLALHFNPRFNDDVDGSVLVCNSKIAGSWGDEKREIQNPLQRGSTVKIILKLTGNMFEVEMPDGQELQFPNREGLDVITYVRVKGDFKLTSFRIY, from the exons ATGCTAATGCCAATG GAACTTGAACTGAAACATGTGGAGCTGAGAGCTGGAGACCAGTTAAAAGTTCAGGGGAGGATTATGGACGAAGCTCAGAG gTTCCAGATTGACCTGGGTTGTGATGAAGACGATCTGGCCCTCCACTTTAATCCACGCTTTAATGATGACGTGGACGGTTCTGTACTTGTGTGCAACTCTAAGATTGCCGGAAGCTGGGGTGATGAGAAAAGAGAGATCCAGAACCCCCTCCAACGGGGTTCCACAGTCAAG ATCATCCTGAAGTTGACAGGAAACATGTTTGAGGTGGAAATGCCTGATGGACAGGAGCTTCAGTTCCCCAATCGTGAAGGCCTAGACGTCATCACCTATGTTCGTGTTAAAGGAGATTTCAAACTCACATCTTTTAGAATCTACTAG